In one window of Branchiostoma floridae strain S238N-H82 chromosome 14, Bfl_VNyyK, whole genome shotgun sequence DNA:
- the LOC118430620 gene encoding uncharacterized protein LOC118430620 has product MAGDLPSISYMALYIVSASVVTDSRSATHWRLDQERGLVRPAGTEDVSDLLVGEGETTDPLLGILTRNTQSPWEDSNPGAIDGACSTCGKFGSGRISGQERLLKLESETTILTCGDAVNETQYDHLDGIAQRHKHKSHPEPEVAMIFKKTEGDEIDMNALEQNLRMTLDENPKSIAVYNQIGNFFRIRGNTFSAIECFRKALSLSPSNPDILLNLARVLFNLQYLDDAIHLTRRSLELQPPGQNCWLHHFTLGEILKAYGNYHEASIHFRHALDLNPSFLPARAHLQSLANPQTSSATVYTAVIISCLIVGVLICLWHSLDICHHTCGSPTRKTLRTVDWDRSRISIPSRVIRFKKV; this is encoded by the exons ATGGCGGGAGACCTTCCTAGTATATCGTACATGGCGCTGTATATAGTTTCAGCGAGCGTTGTAACGGACTCGCGCTCGGCGACCCACTGGAGGTTGGACCAAGAACGGGGGCTGGTCAGGCCGGCAGGGACAGAAGACGTCTCCGATCTCTTAGTAGGGGAGGGCGAAACCACAGACCCGCTTCTTGGCATCTTAACAAGAAATACTCAAAGTCCCTGggaggattcgaacccgggagcGATAGACGGAGCCTGTAGCACATGTGGAAAGTTCGGATCTGGCAGAATTAGTGGACAAGAAAG ATTGTTAAAACTTGAATCAGAAACGACGATCCTGACCTGTGGTGATGCAGTAAACGAAACGCAGTACGACCACCTGGACGGCATCGCACAACGACACAAGCACAAGTCCCACCCAGAACCCGAGGTCGCCATGATCTTCAAGAAAACAGAAGGGGACGAGATTGACATGAACGCTCTAGAACAAAATCTGAGGATGACCCTTGATGAG AATCCCAAGTCGATAGCCGTGTACAACCAGATAGGGAACTTCTTCCGAATACGCGGGAACACCTTCTCAGCCATAGAATGCTTCCGGAAGGCGTTGTCTCTGTCGCCTAGCAACCCGGACATCCTGCTGAACCTGGCGCGAGTGTTGTTTAACCTCCAGTATCTGGACGACGCCATCCACCTGACCAGACGGTCGCTGGAACTACAGCCTCCGGGACAGAACTGTTGGCTGCATCATTTTACACTGG GTGAAATACTAAAAGCATACGGGAACTACCACGAGGCCAGTATCCACTTCAGACATGCCCTGGACTTAAATCCTTCCTTCCTACCTGCCAGGGCCCACCTACAG TCGCTGGCCAACCCCCAGACCTCCTCAGCAACGGTATACACTGCAGTCATCATCAGCTGCCTGATCGTGGGGGTGCTGATCTGTTTATGGCACAGCCTGGACATCTGCCATCACACGTGCGGAAGCCCCACCAGGAAGACCCTCCGAACGGTCGACTGGGACCGCAGCCGAATCTCTATACCCTCCCGCGTGATACGCTTCAAAAAAGTTTGA
- the LOC118430531 gene encoding RNA-binding protein 42-like isoform X1: MAAPEDHQQKLREMEAEMSRFEQEIAAPSPAMPAVALAMPGGHPRMVIGAQTFNQVAASIATAQATMAMGVTAVRVGPMISRPITVHSVQPVSAPIGPAVIPVSRPVPAPRPIFIPHQLQRPPMVPAPPMPPLPPMGHIHMSQMGHPMVRHAMVGPVGPMMGRPIGPMGGERMQMGPMPGPMPMPRQVPMQPPPPRPQPGVVVESGPTVYKPPTTATEQSEEQPSTDLVQAVEIAPVQPTVEQPVELPQPGHQQAAPTVEQGPAVAVAEESTSGPDHQKKRKQKDKQKKYIRTAAGQLWEDSSLQEWETDDFRIFCGDLGNEVNDDVLARAFNKYPSFLKAKVIRDKRTNKTKGYGFVSFKDPNDFVKAMREMNGKYVGNRPIKLRKSTWKDRSIDIVRKKQKERNKLGYKM; this comes from the exons ATGGCGGCTCCAGAGGACCACCAGCAGAAGCTCCGAGAAATGGAGGCGGAAATGAGCCG CTTTGAGCAGGAGATAGCGGCCCCCTCCCCAGCCATGCCTGCTGTTGCCCTGGCCATGCCTGGGGGACATCCTCGCATGGTCATAGGGGCACAAACTTTCAATCAG GTTGCAGCTAGTATTGCCACTGCCCAGGCCACCATGGCTATGGGGGTTACTGCAGTTCGTGTTGGACCAATGATCAGCAGACCAATCACTGTTCACAGTGTTCAGCCTGTTTCAG CTCCCATTGGTCCTGCTGTGATCCCCGTCAGCAGACCGGTGCCGGCCCCTCGTCCTATCTTCATCCCCCACCAGCTGCAGAGACCCCCCATGGTCCCTGCCCCACCCATGCCACCCCTCCCCCCCATGGGCCACATCCACATGTCCCAAATGGGCCATCCCATGGTCCGACATGCAATGGTGGGGCCTGTGGGACCAATGATGGGTCGTCCCATCGGTCCCATGGGGGGTGAGCGGATGCAGATGGGGCCGATGCCGGGACCGATGCCGATGCCGCGCCAGGTTCCGATGCAGCCCCCACCCCCGCGTCCCCAGCCTGGGGTGGTGGTGGAGAGTGGACCCACGGTGTACAAACCACCCACTACAGCAACAGAACAG TCAGAAGAACAGCCCTCCACAGACCTGGTCCAGGCTGTTGAAATTGCACCTGTCCAGCCCACAGTGGAACAGCCAGTGGAACTCCCACAGCCAGGCCACCAGCAAGCAG CCCCTACAGTAGAGCAGGGCCCAGCGGTAGCAGTGGCTGAGGAGAGCACATCGGGACCAGACCACCAGAAGAAGAGAAAACAGAAGGACAAACAGAAGAAGTACATCAGAACAGCAGCAGGACAGCTGTGGGAGGATTCCAGTCTCCAGGAGTGGGAAACAG ATGACTTCAGAATTTTCTGTGGGGACTTGGGAAATGAAGTGAATGACGACGTTCTTGCCCGAGCGTTCAACAAATATCCGTCCTTCCTGAAGGCCAAGGTCATCAGGGACAAAAGGACGAATAAGACCAAAGGCTACGGGTTCGTCAGCTTTAAGGACCCAAACGACTTCGTAAAAGCCATGAGGGAAATGAACG GAAAATATGTAGGTAACAGACCCATCAAGCTGAGGAAAAGCACATGGAAAGACAGATCAATAGACATTGTACGGAAGAAacaaaaggaaagaaacaaGCTTGGATACAAGATGTAG
- the LOC118430531 gene encoding RNA-binding protein 42-like isoform X2, translating to MAAPEDHQQKLREMEAEMSRFEQEIAAPSPAMPAVALAMPGGHPRMVIGAQTFNQVAASIATAQATMAMGVTAVRVGPMISRPITVHSVQPVSAPIGPAVIPVSRPVPAPRPIFIPHQLQRPPMVPAPPMPPLPPMGHIHMSQMGHPMVRHAMVGPVGPMMGRPIGPMGGERMQMGPMPGPMPMPRQVPMQPPPPRPQPGVVVESGPTVYKPPTTATEQSEEQPSTDLVQAVEIAPVQPTVEQPVELPQPGHQQAAPTVEQGPAVAVAEESTSGPDHQKKRKQKDKQKKYIRTAAGQLWEDSSLQEWETDDFRIFCGDLGNEVNDDVLARAFNKYPSFLKAKVIRDKRTNKTKGYGFVSFKDPNDFVKAMREMNGKYVGNRPIKLRKSTWKDRSIDIVRKKQKERNKLGYKM from the exons ATGGCGGCTCCAGAGGACCACCAGCAGAAGCTCCGAGAAATGGAGGCGGAAATGAGCCG CTTTGAGCAGGAGATAGCGGCCCCCTCCCCAGCCATGCCTGCTGTTGCCCTGGCCATGCCTGGGGGACATCCTCGCATGGTCATAGGGGCACAAACTTTCAATCAG GTTGCAGCTAGTATTGCCACTGCCCAGGCCACCATGGCTATGGGGGTTACTGCAGTTCGTGTTGGACCAATGATCAGCAGACCAATCACTGTTCACAGTGTTCAGCCTGTTTCAG CTCCCATTGGTCCTGCTGTGATCCCCGTCAGCAGACCGGTGCCGGCCCCTCGTCCTATCTTCATCCCCCACCAGCTGCAGAGACCCCCCATGGTCCCTGCCCCACCCATGCCACCCCTCCCCCCCATGGGCCACATCCACATGTCCCAAATGGGCCATCCCATGGTCCGACATGCAATGGTGGGGCCTGTGGGACCAATGATGGGTCGTCCCATCGGTCCCATGGGGGGTGAGCGGATGCAGATGGGGCCGATGCCGGGACCGATGCCGATGCCGCGCCAGGTTCCGATGCAGCCCCCACCCCCGCGTCCCCAGCCTGGGGTGGTGGTGGAGAGTGGACCCACGGTGTACAAACCACCCACTACAGCAACAGAACAG TCAGAAGAACAGCCCTCCACAGACCTGGTCCAGGCTGTTGAAATTGCACCTGTCCAGCCCACAGTGGAACAGCCAGTGGAACTCCCACAGCCAGGCCACCAGCAAGCAG CCCCTACAGTAGAGCAGGGCCCAGCGGTAGCAGTGGCTGAGGAGAGCACATCGGGACCAGACCACCAGAAGAAGAGAAAACAGAAGGACAAACAGAAGAAGTACATCAGAACAGCAGCAGGACAGCTGTGGGAGGATTCCAGTCTCCAGGAGTGGGAAACAG ACGACTTCAGAATTTTCTGCGGGGACTTGGGAAAC GAAGTGAATGACGACGTTCTTGCCCGAGCGTTCAACAAATATCCGTCCTTCCTGAAGGCCAAGGTCATCAGGGACAAAAGGACGAATAAGACCAAAGGCTACGGGTTCGTCAGCTTTAAGGACCCAAACGACTTCGTAAAAGCCATGAGGGAAATGAACG GAAAATATGTAGGTAACAGACCCATCAAGCTGAGGAAAAGCACATGGAAAGACAGATCAATAGACATTGTACGGAAGAAacaaaaggaaagaaacaaGCTTGGATACAAGATGTAG